Within Alphaproteobacteria bacterium, the genomic segment TTTCAACGCCACCGAGCGTTTCGACCCGATTCGGGCGCAGTGGAATTATCCGCCGCCAGCTCGGAAGCTCCCCGGCACTGACGACCTCGCTCGCCTCACCGCCGCAGAATTCGAGAACGAGCCGGGCCGCAACCTCGGCACCCCAGAGTGCGGATGTCGGATCGAGACCGCGCTCGAAGCGATAGCGCGCGTCGCTTTCTATTTGGAGCTTGCGACCGGTCCGCGCCGTGCGCACCGGGTCGAACAGCGCTACCTCGAGGAAGACGTTCTTCGTCGCCTCGGTACACCCGCTCGCTTCACCGCCCATGATCCCGCCAAGACCATGGACCTCGTTACGGTCGACGATGACCGTCATTTCGCCGTCGAGGACATAGTGCTTTCCATTGAGGGCTTGGATGCTTTCGCCGGTCCGCGCCAAGCGCATCGTCAAATCGCCCGACACTTTGTCCGCGTCCCACACGTGAAGCGGACGACTGAGGTCGACAGTCACGTAGTTGGTGATGTCGACGAGTGCGGAGATGGGCCTGAGACCGATAGCGCGCAAGCGGTCCTGGAGCCAGCGCGGGCTCGGTCCGTTCGTCACGTTCCGAAAATAGCGCCCGACCACGAACGGGCACGCACTTGCCGCGTCCCCGGGGAGCGCCCGCAACCATTTGACCGGGCTCGCGAACTGGCCTTTCATGGGTGCGGTGCGGGGATCGGGCTTCAGTCTGCCGAAACCGGCGGCGGCGAGATCGCGCGCGATGCCGCGCACGCCGAGCGCGTCCGCCCGGTTGGGCGTCACGGCTATGTCGATCACCGGATCGTCGAAACCCATGTACCTCGCGAAGAACTCGCCGACCGGCGCCTCCTCCGGAAGATCGATGATCCCCTCATGTTCGTCGGAGATGCCCATTTCCCGCTCGGAGCAGAGCATGCCGTTCGACTCGACACCCCGGATGACACCTTTCTGAAGGTCGAGGCCGGTGCCGGGGATGTGAACGCCTGCGGGCGCAAAGACGCCCTTCATGCCCGTCCGCGCGTTGGATGCGCCGCACACGACCTGGACTTTCCCATGCCCCGTATCGACGATACAGACACGCAACCGATCGGCGTTTGGGTGCTGCTTCGCTTCGACGACATAGGCGATCGTGAACGGCCGAAGCGCTTCGGCGCGGTCGACGACCTCCTCGACCTCGAGCCCGAGCATGGTGAGTGCGTCAGCAAGCTCACCAACGCTTTTCTCGGTCTCGAGATGATCCTTGAGCCAGCCGAGCGTGAACTTCATCGGCTGAGCCCTCCAACAAGCGAAGGCACATCGAGGGCGGCGAATCCATAGTGGCGCAGCCAGCGCAAATCGGCGTCGAAGAAGGTGCGTAAGTCGGGAATGCCGTATTTGAGCATGGCAATTCGCTCGATCCCCATGCCGAAGGCGAAGCCCTGGTAGACGGCAGAATCGATGCCACACATTTCGAGGACCTTCGGATGCACCATGCCGCAGCCGAGGATTTCGAGCCAGTCGTCCCCCGCCCCGATCTTGAGTTCACCCCCTGTGCGGCTGCACCCGATATCCACTTCGGCGGAGGGTTCGGTGAAGGGAAAATGACTCGGACGGAACCGCACTGGCACATCCGGCACCTCGAAGAAGGCACGGCAGAATTCGATGAGACAGCCCTTGAGGTGCCCCATGTGCGACGTGCGATCGACGACGAGGCCTTCGACCTGATGAAACATCGGCGTGTGCGTCATGTCGCTGTCGCAGCGATAGGTGCGT encodes:
- the pheT gene encoding phenylalanine--tRNA ligase subunit beta, whose amino-acid sequence is MKFTLGWLKDHLETEKSVGELADALTMLGLEVEEVVDRAEALRPFTIAYVVEAKQHPNADRLRVCIVDTGHGKVQVVCGASNARTGMKGVFAPAGVHIPGTGLDLQKGVIRGVESNGMLCSEREMGISDEHEGIIDLPEEAPVGEFFARYMGFDDPVIDIAVTPNRADALGVRGIARDLAAAGFGRLKPDPRTAPMKGQFASPVKWLRALPGDAASACPFVVGRYFRNVTNGPSPRWLQDRLRAIGLRPISALVDITNYVTVDLSRPLHVWDADKVSGDLTMRLARTGESIQALNGKHYVLDGEMTVIVDRNEVHGLGGIMGGEASGCTEATKNVFLEVALFDPVRTARTGRKLQIESDARYRFERGLDPTSALWGAEVAARLVLEFCGGEASEVVSAGELPSWRRIIPLRPNRVETLGGVEMTLAEQKRILDALGYETAEGTDGLKVSPPSWRGDVGAEADLIEDILRVRGYDSIPVVPMPLDTPLPQLSLTPFQRRVRAVKRGLAARGLMEAVTFSFTDSRHAALFGGGNPALALANPISSDLDVMRPSVLPNLIAAAGRNADRGHGDLALFEVGPQYADDTPSGQAMVAAGVRAGKVVPRHWAVPHRDADTFDAKADALAAIAEAGGPAEVQVTSEAPGWYHPGQSGAIRLGANVLAWFGTLHPKVLRHMDVKGPMVAFEVFLDRVPQPRAKAGKIRPLLRASPFQPVERDFAFILDREVEAQAVVRAAKGVDKTLIAEVAVFDVYAGPGVPEGKKSLAIGIRLQPVERTLTDEEIDEIGRKIVTAVVKATGGSLRT